The genomic DNA GGTCCGGTGGTATCGACGCGTGCAGCCGCCGAGAGCACGGCAGATGGTGGCGAAACTGCGAGCATCGCGCCCACGGTCCGCGGAGATACGCGCAAACGCCGGCGCAAGCGCAGCCGCTTTCTGTCCTTCACCATGGTCGTCGTCACGCTTGCCGCCGCAGCAGGGGCCGCGGCCTGGTGGGTGCAGACCAATGACCTGCTGAAATCTGCCGCCGAGCGCGACACGAATGTTGCCAATCCCCCGGCATCGGTTGCGTCGGAAGACTTCGATGGCGCGGCGGGATTGCGGACACTCGGCGCGCAGCAGGGCTTTACCGGCGATTGGGTCGAGGTCTTCACGCCCAAGGAAACCGGCGCGATCGCACCCGGAGCGCAGGCAAAGGTCGAGCCGGTGGACGACGAAGGTGGGCGACGCGTGCAGCTGACATCGGCGGTCGCCGACGCGGAAGGGGATATTACCATCGAAATCCCGGCCTCGGTCCTGGCGGAACTCTCCGGCAAGACGTCGACGCTGGCGTTGACCGTGCAGGCCGAGCCCGGCAAGACCACGGAGTTCGCGGTCGAGTGCAATTTCTCCTCGCTCGGCGAATGTGGGCGCCATCGCTTTACCGTGCATGACGAGCGGCTCGACATGCTTTTCAAGATCACCTTCGACCGTAGCCTGGCGCCGAGCTCGCCGGGCCAGATCGTGATCAACAGCGATATCAGCGGTGAGGGCAAGAGCCTCAGCCTCTACGCCATCCGCGTCCTGCCGGGGCAATAAGGCTGGTCGCCAAGGCTTTCCGAGGTGGGGCGGCGGGAAAACCTGCCGGCCCCATCGGCGTCATCGGTTTTGACAGGGCAGGCGTCTATTTCAGGAAACCGGGGCCGGATCCGATGATCTTGTCATCGACCTCGCCGATCGCGCCCTTGTCCTTGCCCTCGTAATCGAGCGAGGAAAGGATGTGGCGGATCAGGTTGAGCCGGGCTCGCCGCTTGTCGTTGCCGCGTACCACCGTCCAGGGTGCATGGTCCGTGTGGGTCTCCTTCAGCATCTCGTCGCGCTTGGCGGTATAATCGTCCCATTTGTTGAGCGCCGCGATGTCCATCGGCGACAGCTTCCAGATCTTCAGTGGGTCGTGGCGGCGATCGTGGAAGCGTTTCAGCTGCATCTCGCGGCCGATGTTGATCCAGAATTTGAAGAACTGGATGCCCTCATGCACGATCATCTTCTCGAAGCGGGGAGCCTGCTTCAGGAACTGCTTATGCTCTTCGGGCGTGCAGAAGCCCATGACCGGTTCGACGCCGGCGCGGTTGTACCAGGAGCGGTCGAACAGCACGAATTCGCCGGCCGTCGGCATGGTCGCGACGTAGCGCTGGAAATACCATTGCCCGCGTTCGGTTTCGGTCGGTTTGGTCAGAGCGACGACACGCGCCCAGCGAGGGTTGAGGTTGTCCATAGTCGCATGGATCGCACCGCCCTTGCCGGCGGCGTCCCGGCCCTCGAACAACGCCATCATGCGCTTGCCTGTCTTCTGCTGCCAGAGCTGAACCTTGACCAGTTCGACCTGCAGCTTTTCCAGCGTTTCCAGATATTCGTCGTCGTCGAGCTTCTTCTTGTAGGGGTAGTCGTCGGAGGAAAATGCCGCGTCGTCGATCCACTTCGGCAACTCGGGATTGTCGATGTCGAAAACGCGACTCTTGCCGCCGATTTCGAGTTCCACCGCGCGGTTCTCCGCCTTGTCCGCCGTATCCGTCGCTGCCATCGGTTCGCCCTTTCGGCTTGGCGCACGGGCCCGAAAACCGGCTTCGATCATCGGAAGGATCATGCGCGTTTTCAAACTTTCGGGCCTGCGCCTGTCATCGGATAAACAAGGCGCTCGCGACCCGATTTCGTTGGAGGAGGCCATAATTGCGTTGCGGATTCAAGCCGGTCGTGAAAATCATGTCATGAAGGATCGCTATTCCTCGACCATTTTGGTCCGGGAGGAAAAGAAAGTGATTCATGAGGATGTCGAGGTGGACGGTTCGAAGGCGTTCTGGCGGAACCTGGTTCCGCGGCTGAAAGCAGAGCGCTGGCTGCTGGGGCTCACCGTGCTCCTGGCGATCCTTGCGACCGTCGCGGGTATTCATTTCCTCATTGTCCTGCCCTTCTGGATCGTTCTCGTCGCCGCGTTGCTCAACCGTAGCGCGCCAACCTCGGTTATTCTGAGCCCGGCCAAGGCGGTGGTCGCTGCCGGCCCGGCGAGCGACCCGCTGGTGCCCGCGCTGAACGCGCTCGACATGCCGGTTCTGGTGATTGCCGCCGACGAGACGGTGGTGTTCCAGAACATCGCTGCCGAGAAGGCCTTTGGCACCATCCCGCCAAACACCTATCTTGCAGCAAGGGTGCGTTCGCCCGGCATCCTCGACATGGTCCGCGAGACGATGGCGACCGGCAAGGCGAACCAGATCGAGCATAACGAGCAGTTGCCGTCCGACGCCGTTTATGTGGTGCGGGTCGCTCCGGCTGAAATTCCGGGCGACGGGCCGGTCAAGCGGATCTTCCTGTTGACCTATCGCGACATCTCTCAGGCGCGCCGCATCGACCGCATGCGCTCGGACTTCGTCGCCAATGCCAGCCACGAGCTGCGCACGCCGCTAGCCTCCTTGCGCGGCTTCATCGAGACGCTCCAGGGTCCGGCGCGCAACGATCTGAAGGCGCAGGAAAAGTTCTTCGGCATCATGCACGAGCAGGCGACGCGCATGAGCCGGCTTGTCGACGATCTGCTGTCGCTGTCGCGGCTGGAGTTGCGCTCGCATATCGCCCCCGATGACCCCGTCGATCTGGCGCCGCTGCTCGGGCATGTCCGCGACAGCCTGCTGCCGCTGGCGAAGGATCTGGATGTCACCGTCTCGCTCGTGGTGCCGGACAAGCCCGTGGTCGTCCGCGGCGAACGCGACGAACTCATCGAGGTCTTCGAGAACCTGATCGAGAATGCGTGCAAGTACGGCCAGGAAGGCAAGAAGGTGGACGTAATCCTGCATGGCGGCGAGGGAGGCGAGGCCGAAGTCGTCGTGAAGGACTATGGCCCGGGCATTCCGGCCGAGCATGTGCCGCGCATCACCGAGCGGTTTTACCGGGTCAATGTCGAGGCCAGCCGCTCGAAGAAGGGCACCGGCCTGGGCCTTGCCATCGCCAAGCACATTCTCACGCGGCATCGTGCCCGGCTCCTCATCCATTCAGAGGTCGGCAAAGGCACGACCTTTACGGTCCGCTTCTGACATATTGGCGCGGGAAAACCCGGGGGTGTTCATTTTTCATTAGCATTTTCAATGACATGAGCTGTCATAAATGTTTCGTCGAACTGACATAAAAGGTGTGGCCATCGGCAGCTAGTTAGGGGCAGCCGATAAGACGGCGAAGAGCGCTGCAACGCTTGGCGCACACCAACACAAGCCCATTCCGGGAGAACTTTTATGAAAGCTCTTAAACTCACTGTCGCGGCGCTGGTCGCTTCGGCCGCATTTGCCGGCGCAGCCGCCGCTCGCGATCAGGTTCAGGTCGCTGGCTCCTCGACCGTTCTTCCCTACGCCAAAATCGTCGCCGAGACGTTCGGCGAGACGTTCCCCGACTTCAAGACCCCGGTGGTCGAATCCGGCGGCTCCTCCGCTGGCCTGAAGGAATTCTGCAAGGGCGTCGGCCCTGATACC from Ensifer adhaerens includes the following:
- the ppk2 gene encoding polyphosphate kinase 2, with product MAATDTADKAENRAVELEIGGKSRVFDIDNPELPKWIDDAAFSSDDYPYKKKLDDDEYLETLEKLQVELVKVQLWQQKTGKRMMALFEGRDAAGKGGAIHATMDNLNPRWARVVALTKPTETERGQWYFQRYVATMPTAGEFVLFDRSWYNRAGVEPVMGFCTPEEHKQFLKQAPRFEKMIVHEGIQFFKFWINIGREMQLKRFHDRRHDPLKIWKLSPMDIAALNKWDDYTAKRDEMLKETHTDHAPWTVVRGNDKRRARLNLIRHILSSLDYEGKDKGAIGEVDDKIIGSGPGFLK
- the phoR gene encoding phosphate regulon sensor histidine kinase PhoR yields the protein MIHEDVEVDGSKAFWRNLVPRLKAERWLLGLTVLLAILATVAGIHFLIVLPFWIVLVAALLNRSAPTSVILSPAKAVVAAGPASDPLVPALNALDMPVLVIAADETVVFQNIAAEKAFGTIPPNTYLAARVRSPGILDMVRETMATGKANQIEHNEQLPSDAVYVVRVAPAEIPGDGPVKRIFLLTYRDISQARRIDRMRSDFVANASHELRTPLASLRGFIETLQGPARNDLKAQEKFFGIMHEQATRMSRLVDDLLSLSRLELRSHIAPDDPVDLAPLLGHVRDSLLPLAKDLDVTVSLVVPDKPVVVRGERDELIEVFENLIENACKYGQEGKKVDVILHGGEGGEAEVVVKDYGPGIPAEHVPRITERFYRVNVEASRSKKGTGLGLAIAKHILTRHRARLLIHSEVGKGTTFTVRF